A genomic region of Leptolyngbya sp. NIES-2104 contains the following coding sequences:
- a CDS encoding Uma2 family endonuclease, with translation MELTLPLKLDLEHVHLTDEQFYQLCLSNPEWNIERNAKGALIVMPPVGGESGKREANYIIDLGIWNRQTQLGEVFSSSTIFKLPGGGDRSPDAAWIGRSRWEALTPDQRKKFPPIAPDFVIELRSATDNLSVLQEKMQEYLDSGVRLGWLFNPQDQQVEIYRQGQDKEVRTLPALLSGESVLPGFELFVDRFEE, from the coding sequence ATGGAACTTACTCTTCCTCTCAAGCTGGATCTCGAACACGTCCATCTCACCGATGAGCAATTCTATCAACTCTGCCTGAGTAATCCTGAATGGAACATCGAGCGGAACGCAAAAGGAGCTTTGATTGTTATGCCGCCTGTGGGTGGAGAAAGTGGTAAACGAGAGGCGAATTACATCATTGACTTAGGAATTTGGAATCGTCAAACTCAACTTGGCGAGGTGTTTAGTTCCTCAACTATCTTCAAACTTCCAGGTGGGGGCGATCGCTCTCCAGATGCGGCTTGGATTGGACGATCTCGCTGGGAAGCTCTCACCCCAGACCAGCGAAAAAAATTTCCACCGATCGCGCCTGATTTTGTGATTGAACTTCGCTCTGCAACTGATAATTTGTCAGTGCTGCAAGAAAAGATGCAGGAATACCTAGATAGCGGTGTGCGTCTCGGTTGGCTGTTCAATCCTCAAGATCAACAAGTGGAGATCTATCGGCAAGGACAAGATAAAGAAGTCAGAACGCTGCCAGCTTTGCTATCGGGTGAGAGTGTTTTACCTGGATTTGAATTGTTTGTCGATCGATTTGAAGAATAA
- the ftsH gene encoding ATP-dependent zinc metalloprotease FtsH, which translates to MTSATEGGKPASIVRQLHLPAANLNLENKHISKSLLTIPSAGNKMNTISQTAYSEFLQQVQARQVAQVTIKVDRIEYTLKSEFGGARHYTISDQFQPNLPNLLRNQSIPFTDERTSASGVLGLLLSMGAMAGALVWLAKFSQAGGGIGGLTGIGKSKARVYNQGKTGIQFADVAGVDEAKQELQEVVDFLKNGEKYRKIGAKIPKGVLLVGPPGTGKTLLAKAIAGEAGVPFFSMSGSEFVELYVGVGASRVRDLFQQAKRQAPCIIFIDELDAIGKSRGNSNFNGNDEREQTLNQLLTEMDGFDGNAGVILIAATNRPEILDPALRRPGRFDRQVLVDRPDKSGREAILKVHSRGVKMGEDVDLNASATQTVGFSGADLANLVNEAALMAARQNRQAVLMADFHEAIERVIAGLEKRSRVLSPLERQTVAYHEVGHAFVGALMPGGSKVTKISIVPRGIGALGYTLQTPEEDRFLLIEDELRGQIATLLGGRAAEEIVFGKVSSGASDDIQKATALAERAVTQYGMGETLGPIAFETQQAQFLDGGSTRRSISAEVASEIDRLIKQSIDRSYATALAILRHNRSLLESTTQTLLETEVLEGEQLQRILAQVQMPETV; encoded by the coding sequence GTGACCTCCGCAACAGAGGGCGGAAAACCCGCGTCGATCGTGCGGCAACTTCATCTACCAGCCGCGAATTTGAACCTTGAGAATAAACACATAAGCAAGTCACTTCTAACCATTCCTTCGGCAGGCAACAAGATGAACACCATTTCTCAAACCGCTTACAGCGAATTTTTGCAACAGGTTCAAGCGCGACAGGTTGCACAAGTCACGATTAAAGTCGATCGTATTGAATACACGCTCAAATCAGAGTTTGGGGGAGCGCGGCACTACACGATCAGTGATCAGTTTCAGCCCAATCTTCCGAATCTGCTTCGCAATCAAAGCATTCCTTTTACGGATGAGCGGACTTCTGCGAGTGGGGTTTTAGGATTGTTGCTCTCGATGGGCGCGATGGCGGGCGCTCTAGTTTGGTTGGCGAAATTTAGTCAAGCAGGTGGCGGAATTGGTGGACTGACCGGGATTGGTAAAAGTAAGGCGAGAGTTTATAACCAAGGTAAAACGGGCATTCAGTTTGCTGATGTCGCTGGAGTAGACGAAGCAAAGCAGGAACTACAGGAAGTCGTCGATTTTCTGAAAAATGGCGAGAAGTACCGCAAGATTGGCGCGAAGATTCCCAAAGGTGTGCTGCTTGTCGGTCCTCCTGGAACCGGTAAAACATTGTTGGCAAAAGCGATCGCGGGAGAAGCGGGCGTTCCATTCTTCAGTATGTCCGGTTCAGAATTCGTTGAACTCTATGTCGGAGTTGGTGCTTCTCGCGTGCGCGACTTATTTCAGCAAGCCAAACGGCAAGCTCCCTGCATTATTTTCATTGATGAACTCGATGCGATCGGGAAATCTCGCGGGAATTCCAATTTCAACGGCAACGATGAGCGAGAACAAACCTTAAATCAGTTACTCACTGAGATGGATGGGTTCGATGGCAATGCGGGTGTGATTCTGATCGCTGCGACCAATCGCCCGGAAATTTTAGATCCTGCGCTTCGTCGTCCGGGTCGCTTCGATCGCCAAGTGTTAGTGGATCGCCCAGATAAAAGCGGCAGAGAAGCGATCTTGAAAGTGCATTCTCGCGGCGTGAAGATGGGCGAAGATGTCGATTTAAATGCGAGCGCGACTCAAACCGTTGGATTTTCAGGCGCAGATTTAGCGAATTTAGTGAACGAAGCCGCATTAATGGCAGCCCGTCAGAATCGGCAAGCGGTGCTGATGGCAGATTTTCACGAAGCGATCGAGCGGGTGATTGCTGGATTAGAGAAGCGATCGCGAGTTTTATCGCCATTGGAACGTCAAACCGTGGCATATCATGAAGTCGGTCATGCGTTTGTGGGTGCATTGATGCCTGGAGGCAGTAAAGTGACTAAAATCTCGATCGTGCCTCGTGGCATCGGTGCTTTAGGCTATACGCTACAAACTCCAGAAGAAGATCGCTTCTTGCTGATCGAAGATGAATTGCGCGGACAGATTGCGACTTTACTGGGTGGACGAGCGGCAGAAGAAATTGTGTTTGGCAAGGTGTCGAGCGGCGCGAGTGATGATATTCAAAAAGCAACCGCGCTGGCAGAACGAGCCGTCACACAATATGGAATGGGTGAGACATTAGGACCAATCGCGTTTGAAACACAGCAAGCGCAGTTTCTCGATGGGGGGAGTACTCGTCGATCGATTAGTGCAGAAGTTGCTTCAGAAATCGATCGCTTAATCAAGCAAAGTATTGATCGATCGTATGCAACCGCTTTGGCAATTTTGCGACACAATCGATCGTTACTGGAATCTACGACTCAAACGCTGTTAGAAACTGAAGTGCTGGAAGGCGAACAGTTGCAGCGGATCTTGGCACAGGTGCAAATGCCTGAGACTGTTTAG
- a CDS encoding proline--tRNA ligase: MRLSQMLFVTLREDPAEAEIPSHKLLVRAGYIRRIGSGIYAYLPLMWRVLQKISRIVREEMNAAGAQECLLPQMQPSELWKESGRWDIYTKAEGSMFALVDRQDRELGLGPTHEEVITTIAREMIRSYRQLPQNLYQIQTKFRDEIRPRFGLMRGREFIMKDAYSFDADEEALKKTYQKMHDAYCNILRRTGLEFRAVDADSGAIGGSGSQEFMVLAEAGEDEVLYTEDGKYAANVEKAIALPPDVVPSPFTSYEKRETPGTETIEKVSKFLKCSPTNIVKNVLYQAVFDSGMTALILVHIRGDQDVNDVKLQNELTKIADRFNGKTVLSLTVPDAEAQQKWAEKELPLGYISPGISDSYIRSSKEISPKFVRFIDQTVVNLENFVTGSDESGYHVVGANWGKEFQKPDLVVDVRKARVGDRAIHDSNQTLKTARGIEIGHIFQLGTEYSKAMNATYTNEQGEEVPLVMGCYGIGVSRLAQAAIEQSYDKDGIVLPVAIAPYHAIVVIPNVNDPDQVSTAEKLYTELNQAGVETLLDDRNERAGVKFKDAELIGIPYRIVTGKSLKDGKVEMVERSTKAVQEITIGDVVSTLKDVISKAI, encoded by the coding sequence ATGCGGCTATCTCAGATGCTATTTGTCACGCTACGGGAAGATCCAGCCGAGGCAGAAATCCCTAGCCATAAGCTTTTGGTGAGAGCGGGATATATTCGGCGGATTGGTAGCGGGATTTATGCGTATCTGCCGCTGATGTGGCGCGTATTGCAAAAGATTTCTCGGATTGTGCGCGAAGAGATGAATGCAGCGGGCGCACAAGAATGTTTACTGCCTCAGATGCAGCCGTCGGAATTGTGGAAAGAATCCGGGCGTTGGGATATTTACACCAAAGCAGAAGGCAGTATGTTTGCGTTGGTCGATCGACAAGATCGCGAACTCGGTCTAGGTCCAACGCATGAGGAAGTAATTACCACGATCGCTCGCGAGATGATTCGTTCTTATCGCCAATTGCCGCAAAATCTGTATCAAATTCAAACGAAATTCCGCGATGAAATTCGTCCGCGATTCGGTTTAATGCGCGGTCGAGAATTTATTATGAAAGATGCGTATTCTTTCGATGCGGATGAAGAAGCACTGAAGAAAACTTATCAAAAGATGCACGATGCCTACTGCAATATTCTTCGCAGAACAGGTTTAGAATTCCGTGCTGTTGATGCGGATTCTGGCGCGATCGGGGGATCAGGTTCGCAAGAATTTATGGTGCTGGCAGAAGCGGGAGAAGACGAAGTTCTCTACACCGAAGATGGCAAATATGCGGCAAATGTCGAGAAAGCGATCGCACTTCCTCCTGATGTTGTTCCTTCACCGTTTACCAGCTACGAGAAGCGCGAAACACCGGGAACAGAAACGATCGAGAAAGTGAGCAAATTTCTCAAATGTTCTCCCACAAATATTGTCAAAAACGTTCTGTATCAAGCCGTTTTTGACAGCGGAATGACAGCATTGATTCTAGTTCACATTCGAGGCGATCAAGACGTGAACGATGTGAAATTGCAGAATGAATTGACTAAAATTGCCGATCGCTTTAATGGAAAAACAGTGCTCTCTCTGACGGTTCCTGATGCCGAAGCTCAACAAAAATGGGCAGAGAAAGAGCTTCCATTAGGTTATATTTCTCCAGGAATTTCAGATAGCTATATTCGATCGAGCAAAGAGATCTCACCGAAATTTGTTCGCTTCATTGATCAAACCGTAGTGAACTTAGAAAACTTCGTCACAGGTTCTGATGAATCGGGCTATCACGTTGTCGGCGCAAACTGGGGTAAAGAATTTCAGAAACCGGATCTAGTCGTCGATGTGCGAAAAGCGAGAGTTGGCGATCGCGCCATTCACGATTCAAATCAAACTCTCAAAACTGCAAGAGGCATCGAAATCGGGCACATTTTCCAGCTTGGTACAGAATATTCCAAAGCAATGAATGCAACTTACACCAATGAACAAGGCGAAGAAGTACCTTTAGTCATGGGATGTTATGGAATTGGGGTTTCGAGATTGGCTCAAGCCGCGATCGAACAATCCTACGACAAAGATGGCATTGTGTTACCTGTTGCGATCGCTCCTTATCACGCGATCGTGGTCATTCCAAACGTGAATGATCCGGATCAAGTCAGCACCGCAGAGAAACTTTATACCGAATTGAATCAAGCAGGTGTGGAAACGCTGTTAGACGATCGCAATGAACGCGCAGGGGTGAAGTTCAAAGACGCAGAATTGATCGGCATTCCTTACCGAATTGTGACCGGAAAATCGCTCAAAGATGGCAAAGTTGAAATGGTTGAGCGATCGACAAAAGCAGTACAAGAAATTACGATCGGCGATGTTGTTTCAACGTTGAAAGATGTGATTTCAAAAGCGATTTAG
- a CDS encoding type II toxin-antitoxin system HicA family toxin, with product MPKLPRVKATEVIRALERLGFEQVRQKGSHVILKKQMTVGEGEAQKTVELGCVVPLHQKDIAVGTLSNILRQADVSVEEFIQNL from the coding sequence ATGCCCAAACTACCCAGGGTTAAGGCAACAGAGGTCATTCGAGCATTAGAGCGGCTGGGATTTGAGCAGGTTCGCCAAAAGGGGAGCCATGTAATCTTGAAAAAGCAGATGACTGTTGGAGAAGGAGAAGCACAAAAAACAGTTGAATTGGGATGTGTTGTTCCGCTGCACCAGAAAGACATAGCCGTGGGAACCTTGAGCAACATTCTTAGGCAGGCTGACGTTTCCGTTGAAGAATTTATTCAGAATTTGTAG
- a CDS encoding type II toxin-antitoxin system HicB family antitoxin, which yields MVTSKVPVSTANKLTQTFTAILHWEEDVYVAECPEVGTASQGETIEEALSNLREATELYLEEFPLPAIARRLITSFEVAHAQTTQG from the coding sequence ATGGTGACTTCAAAAGTTCCAGTCTCAACAGCGAACAAACTCACTCAAACCTTTACCGCAATTCTGCATTGGGAAGAAGATGTGTACGTAGCGGAGTGCCCCGAAGTCGGAACCGCAAGTCAGGGAGAAACGATCGAGGAAGCGCTCTCTAACTTACGCGAAGCAACGGAACTTTATTTAGAGGAGTTTCCGCTACCTGCGATCGCTCGTCGTTTGATTACATCGTTTGAGGTTGCTCATGCCCAAACTACCCAGGGTTAA
- a CDS encoding aldo/keto reductase, which yields MQYRRFGQTNLPYSIFSLGTMRCLSSPQVMQQTVNRAIELGINHIETARGYGKSEEFLGLAFKEVDRDRFFLTTKLPPSLDTAQTDQWIDESLQRLGVNSIDSLAIHGLNTWEHLDWVENGCIRAIRNAIADRRVRHVGFSTHGSLDLILAAIKTDLFEFVNLHYSFFFQRNEAAIELAHQKDMGVFIISPADKAGMLHTPPQTLIDLCAPLSPLEFNYRFLLRDPRITTLSVGAANPGELDLPDLEEDLSIETAIDRLNERKAIDPDQCSQCYACLPCPESIHIPEVLRLRNLATAYDMTKFGEYRYRMFENAGHWFPGNKANRCTDCGECLPRCPEQLEIPKLLRETHDRLNGKPGRRLWQD from the coding sequence ATGCAATATCGCCGATTCGGTCAGACGAATCTTCCTTACTCGATTTTTTCGCTCGGTACGATGCGCTGTTTGTCCTCTCCTCAAGTGATGCAGCAAACCGTAAATCGAGCGATCGAGCTTGGGATTAATCATATTGAAACGGCACGAGGCTACGGGAAAAGCGAGGAATTTCTGGGTTTGGCGTTCAAGGAAGTCGATCGCGATCGATTTTTCTTAACTACAAAACTACCGCCGAGTTTAGATACCGCACAGACCGATCAATGGATTGACGAATCCTTACAGCGGCTTGGAGTGAATTCGATCGACAGTCTTGCCATTCACGGGTTAAACACTTGGGAACATCTTGATTGGGTTGAGAATGGCTGTATTAGGGCGATCAGGAATGCGATCGCAGATAGGCGAGTCCGTCACGTTGGATTTTCCACACATGGATCGCTTGACTTGATTTTGGCAGCGATCAAGACGGACTTATTTGAGTTCGTCAATTTGCATTATTCGTTCTTTTTTCAGCGAAATGAAGCCGCGATCGAGCTTGCCCACCAGAAAGATATGGGCGTTTTTATCATTTCGCCTGCGGATAAAGCGGGAATGCTGCACACACCGCCGCAGACTTTGATCGATTTGTGTGCGCCACTTTCGCCGCTAGAGTTCAATTATCGATTTTTGCTGCGCGATCCGAGAATTACGACTTTGAGTGTTGGAGCGGCGAATCCTGGAGAATTGGATTTGCCGGATTTGGAAGAAGATTTGAGCATTGAAACCGCGATCGATCGGTTGAACGAAAGAAAAGCGATCGACCCTGATCAGTGCAGTCAATGTTACGCCTGCTTACCTTGTCCCGAATCGATCCACATTCCTGAAGTGCTGCGATTGCGAAATTTAGCGACAGCATACGATATGACCAAGTTCGGTGAATATCGTTATCGAATGTTTGAGAATGCGGGGCACTGGTTTCCAGGAAATAAAGCGAATCGGTGTACGGATTGTGGGGAGTGTTTGCCGAGATGTCCTGAGCAGTTGGAGATTCCGAAATTATTGCGCGAGACACACGATCGATTAAACGGTAAACCTGGACGACGCTTGTGGCAGGATTAG
- a CDS encoding bifunctional nuclease family protein — MIEMKVAGIALDAQTRSPIVLLKDATDRRALPIYIGPDQAKAIVSVLEGQVPPRPLTHDLMVNFLEAWQMTVEKVIIHSLQDNTFYAVLIVAHGEARREIDSRPSDAIAIALRTNSPIWVMEEVVADASIPVDRDADEAERRAFREFLSNLSPDELIQRGRFSSGEAQ; from the coding sequence ATGATTGAAATGAAGGTTGCGGGCATAGCGTTAGACGCACAGACTCGAAGCCCGATCGTATTGCTCAAAGATGCAACCGATCGACGAGCGCTTCCCATCTATATTGGTCCAGATCAGGCGAAAGCCATTGTCAGCGTTCTGGAAGGTCAAGTGCCGCCGCGCCCCCTCACCCACGATTTGATGGTGAATTTTCTCGAAGCTTGGCAGATGACTGTCGAGAAAGTGATTATTCACTCTTTACAAGATAATACATTCTACGCGGTGTTAATCGTCGCTCACGGCGAGGCTCGTCGTGAGATTGATTCGCGTCCGAGTGATGCGATCGCGATCGCGCTCCGCACGAATAGCCCGATTTGGGTGATGGAAGAAGTGGTCGCAGATGCGTCGATTCCGGTCGATCGCGATGCGGATGAGGCTGAACGCCGAGCGTTTCGAGAGTTCTTATCGAATCTTAGCCCGGATGAACTGATTCAGCGGGGACGATTTAGCAGCGGGGAAGCGCAGTAG
- the ribE gene encoding riboflavin synthase translates to MFTGLVQTVGRLVILNPEQVRISGSRMAGVLQGLELGDSVAVDGVCLTVTEISEDGFVADVSPETVNRTTLGQSAEGAKSVNLETSLRVGSKLGGHFVTGHVDGIGTFESATQTATSWEILFKTESEQVARYILPKGSISVNGISLTIANCAADGSWFTVAVIPHTYAETNLSELKPGDWVNLEGDILGKYVEKFLRGGRSGVEVPDRISTEFLAEHGYF, encoded by the coding sequence GTGTTTACAGGATTAGTTCAAACAGTCGGGCGCTTGGTGATTCTAAATCCTGAGCAGGTGAGAATCTCCGGATCGCGGATGGCAGGAGTTTTACAGGGTTTGGAGCTTGGCGATAGTGTCGCGGTCGATGGAGTCTGCCTCACCGTGACGGAAATTTCGGAAGATGGATTTGTGGCGGATGTGTCTCCGGAGACAGTGAACCGGACGACCTTGGGGCAATCGGCAGAGGGAGCAAAGTCGGTCAATCTAGAAACGTCGCTGCGGGTGGGAAGCAAGCTTGGCGGGCATTTCGTCACTGGGCATGTCGATGGGATTGGCACGTTTGAATCGGCGACTCAGACGGCAACTTCTTGGGAAATTCTATTTAAGACGGAAAGTGAGCAGGTGGCTCGATATATTTTGCCGAAGGGAAGTATTTCGGTGAACGGGATTAGTTTAACGATCGCGAATTGTGCCGCAGATGGGTCATGGTTTACGGTTGCGGTGATTCCTCATACCTATGCTGAAACGAATTTATCGGAGTTGAAACCGGGAGATTGGGTGAATCTCGAAGGCGATATTCTCGGTAAGTATGTGGAGAAATTTTTGCGCGGAGGTCGATCGGGCGTGGAAGTCCCCGATCGTATTTCGACGGAATTTCTAGCGGAACATGGATATTTCTGA
- the phoU gene encoding phosphate signaling complex protein PhoU, translating to MFYKNVPEGQEPIRVQFERQIKRIQRDVLRMGALVERSCCLAREALFERNLEAADQIRKLDKKIDRLYKQIELDCVNTIALQSPVAQDLRLLSALMQLVRDLERIGDYAQNLGDVAIQLFPYPESPHMGQIRQMFDRCRAMLALSLESLSDLNAESGLDVRSRDDMVDSDYETLYNLLARQRDVKGMIEPIVLQVLVIRHLERMADHAANIGKRVAYIVTGKR from the coding sequence ATGTTTTATAAAAACGTGCCAGAGGGTCAAGAACCGATACGGGTTCAATTCGAGCGACAGATTAAACGGATTCAGCGCGATGTGTTGCGAATGGGTGCCTTAGTCGAACGCTCTTGCTGTCTAGCACGAGAAGCATTGTTTGAACGCAATCTTGAAGCCGCCGACCAAATTCGCAAACTGGATAAAAAGATCGATCGCCTCTATAAACAGATCGAACTCGATTGCGTCAATACGATCGCACTTCAGTCACCAGTTGCCCAAGATTTAAGATTACTCAGTGCGTTGATGCAGCTTGTCCGAGATTTGGAGCGCATCGGAGACTACGCCCAGAATCTAGGAGATGTTGCAATTCAGCTATTTCCCTATCCTGAATCGCCCCATATGGGACAGATTCGGCAAATGTTCGATCGCTGTCGAGCGATGTTAGCGCTCAGTCTCGAATCGCTGTCCGATCTGAATGCGGAATCGGGGCTAGATGTTCGATCTCGCGATGATATGGTCGATTCAGACTACGAGACACTGTATAACTTGTTAGCACGTCAGCGCGATGTGAAAGGGATGATCGAGCCGATCGTGCTGCAAGTCTTGGTGATTCGTCATTTAGAACGAATGGCAGACCACGCAGCGAATATTGGCAAGCGGGTGGCTTACATTGTCACTGGAAAGCGTTAA
- a CDS encoding cysteine hydrolase family protein — MPSIAAQPYEYELPIESEIALIVIDMQRDFLEPGGFGEALGNDVELATAIVPTVKRLLEGCRAMNLSIFHTQEGHRSDLSDCPQSKLKRGRGNLAIGDPGKFGRILVLGEPGNEIIPELAPIPGEVLIPKPGKGAFYSTDLEVQLIARNVTHLLIAGVTTEVCVQTTMREANDRGYECLLVEDATASYFPEFKQATLEMVRAQSGIVGWTATTDQVLEGLRSWKEN; from the coding sequence ATGCCGTCAATTGCCGCACAACCTTACGAGTACGAGTTACCGATCGAGTCTGAGATCGCATTGATCGTGATTGATATGCAGCGCGATTTTCTTGAACCGGGCGGATTTGGTGAAGCTTTGGGAAACGATGTCGAACTGGCAACCGCGATCGTACCGACGGTGAAGCGACTACTCGAAGGTTGTCGAGCGATGAATCTCTCGATCTTTCATACTCAGGAAGGACATCGATCGGATTTATCGGATTGTCCCCAATCAAAACTAAAACGGGGTCGGGGAAATTTAGCGATCGGTGATCCGGGTAAGTTTGGGCGAATTCTCGTATTAGGAGAACCTGGAAACGAGATTATTCCAGAGCTTGCACCCATTCCCGGAGAGGTGTTGATTCCGAAACCGGGAAAAGGTGCGTTTTACAGTACTGATTTAGAAGTGCAGTTGATTGCTCGGAACGTTACGCATTTACTGATTGCGGGCGTAACAACTGAAGTCTGTGTGCAGACCACGATGCGAGAGGCGAACGATCGCGGTTATGAGTGTTTGCTGGTTGAGGATGCAACCGCGAGTTACTTTCCTGAGTTTAAGCAAGCGACGTTAGAAATGGTACGGGCGCAGAGTGGAATTGTGGGTTGGACGGCGACGACCGATCAAGTGTTGGAAGGATTGCGATCGTGGAAAGAGAATTAA
- a CDS encoding DUF2887 domain-containing protein: protein MRRDSIFYALFRQSPNLLFELLEDPPGQSQQYRFESVAVKEPRFEIDGVFLPPEADPPGTVFFAEVQMQKDERLYERMFGESMLYFYRNREYYSDWQAVVIYPSRSTEQSNSHPYRSLINSDQVHRVYLDELGSMEELPLGIAAMVLTITAESRNTGKSKNAS from the coding sequence ATGCGACGAGATTCAATTTTCTATGCTTTATTCCGTCAATCGCCCAACTTGCTGTTTGAATTACTAGAAGATCCACCTGGACAGTCACAGCAATATCGCTTTGAATCAGTTGCGGTAAAAGAGCCAAGATTTGAAATCGACGGAGTATTTTTACCCCCTGAAGCTGATCCGCCTGGAACCGTCTTTTTTGCTGAAGTACAGATGCAGAAAGACGAAAGGCTGTACGAGCGGATGTTTGGAGAATCAATGCTCTATTTCTACCGTAATCGTGAGTACTACTCGGATTGGCAAGCGGTTGTCATTTATCCATCTCGCTCAACCGAACAGAGTAACTCTCACCCTTATCGGTCATTAATTAACAGCGATCAGGTGCATCGAGTATACCTAGATGAACTTGGTTCAATGGAAGAATTGCCGTTAGGAATTGCAGCAATGGTGCTAACAATTACAGCAGAATCCCGAAACACCGGAAAAAGCAAGAATGCTAGTTGA
- a CDS encoding DUF2887 domain-containing protein codes for MLVERADQEITALPIRQGIIDIIGRILVYKFTTLSRQEIDAMMGYRIEDTRMYREAKQERSQEIAINLLRQGLSIEAIAQATELSVTEIQTLQSQLEQDEYQ; via the coding sequence ATGCTAGTTGAGCGGGCGGATCAAGAGATTACAGCACTACCAATTCGACAAGGCATAATAGATATTATTGGTCGAATTCTGGTTTATAAGTTCACAACTCTTTCACGGCAGGAGATAGATGCAATGATGGGATATCGAATCGAGGATACAAGAATGTATCGAGAAGCAAAACAGGAGCGATCGCAAGAAATCGCGATTAATTTACTTCGCCAAGGACTCTCGATCGAAGCGATCGCTCAAGCTACAGAACTATCCGTCACCGAAATTCAAACCCTACAATCTCAGCTAGAGCAAGACGAATACCAGTAA